CCTGTTAGTGAATTAACTACGCAGGAAGCTCAAATAGTACCATTACCACAACTTTCACCTGCCATAATAGATCAACTATCAAACGCCATGGAAAAAGCCGTACATAATGCTATAGAACCATTACACAACACTATAGAAGCACAAAAAAAAGAAATACTTGCTTTAAAAGAACAACTAAATAAAATTGATTCTTCAAATTTAAGTAGGTCAATTGATCTAAATCTAAAAATAGATACTTTTATATCCGAGAGCCGAGCCGAACGAAAGGCAAAAAAAAGCCGGTGGAAGTTTTGGGAATGAAATAAAACAAGCCGTCTCTGACAGGGAGAATTTTAAAATAGTTGCTTTTTTTCACTTTTATTATATCAACTTAGAAACATAGATAATACGCGGTGTCGTGGAGCGCCTGTAGCCAAAAGCAACGTTTTTGCACATATATAATAGAGGGGTATTTTCGGCTTTATGCAAAATTACTTTAACACGGTACTAAAGTATCTAGAATCCATGTTAAATTTGTAAAATGAAATCCTGCTATAATATGTCCAATTTAATAAATACAAAAAAGCAAACAATGTGCCCCTTATACAGGGAAACGTAGTTTGCTTTTTATATTGGCTTAAAAAGATATAAAAAGGGCACGAAAAGGGACCAAAAAAGGCACAGAAAGGAGATAGAATGTTATGTCGTTATTACAAAGTTAGTCTTATAATAGTTTGAGTAGAAAATAAATTTTGATTTGAAGTTAGGTTATAATGTGAAAAATAGTTTAAGACAGTTTAAAGGTACCGACCAAATGCGTAAAATAAAGTAATTGCGAATTTGTTTAGATATAATGGTTGTATAAAGTAAAAAAAAAATCATTATAGATGTAAATCAAAAACGGCTGGAAATTCCAACCGTTCAATTTATGGGGGATTCAATATAGATATTTTATCAGTAGGAGGTGACAGCCTAGTGCCGACAGATGCTACTAATATTTTCGCTATAGGTAGTGCTATAGCATCAGCTTGTGTTATTGTTTCTAAAGTT
The Pelosinus sp. IPA-1 genome window above contains:
- a CDS encoding helix-turn-helix domain-containing protein; this translates as MNDDLFLTVEEFANRLNVNPETVRRRIRKGSIKAQLLPGPRGDQYSIPVSELTTQEAQIVPLPQLSPAIIDQLSNAMEKAVHNAIEPLHNTIEAQKKEILALKEQLNKIDSSNLSRSIDLNLKIDTFISESRAERKAKKSRWKFWE